From Streptomyces sp. GSL17-111, one genomic window encodes:
- a CDS encoding GntR family transcriptional regulator, producing the protein MPSAPITRSTLRQQLAEALRDEVLAGRLPAGRPFTVKEIAEQYGVSATPVREALVDLAAQGLLDADHHRGFRVQEITLADFTAMVEARTLVIEGIFRTVAFAGGLERTPQALASVRRRAEAARRAAVAGDLDVLIGYDLRFWRELGEFVGNPYVSEFLDRLRVQCWVFTVPLLRARGEDLRGLLWAGHLELVAAIEQGDVAGAERVITAYNAHALALGRALACG; encoded by the coding sequence ATGCCGTCCGCGCCCATCACCCGCAGCACCCTGCGCCAGCAGCTCGCGGAAGCCCTCCGCGACGAGGTGCTGGCCGGGCGGCTCCCGGCGGGCCGGCCGTTCACCGTCAAGGAGATCGCCGAGCAGTACGGGGTCTCCGCCACCCCCGTGCGGGAGGCGCTCGTCGACCTCGCCGCGCAGGGGCTGCTCGACGCCGACCACCACCGGGGCTTCCGCGTCCAGGAGATCACCCTCGCCGACTTCACGGCGATGGTGGAGGCCCGCACGCTGGTGATCGAGGGCATCTTCCGCACGGTCGCGTTCGCCGGGGGGCTCGAGCGGACGCCGCAGGCCCTGGCGTCGGTCCGGCGCCGCGCCGAGGCCGCCCGCCGCGCCGCCGTGGCCGGGGACCTCGACGTCCTGATCGGCTACGACCTGCGGTTCTGGCGCGAGCTGGGCGAGTTCGTCGGCAACCCGTACGTCTCGGAGTTCCTGGACCGGCTGCGCGTCCAGTGCTGGGTCTTCACCGTGCCGCTGCTGCGGGCGCGGGGCGAGGACCTGCGGGGGCTGCTGTGGGCCGGACACCTGGAGCTCGTCGCCGCCATCGAACAGGGCGACGTGGCGGGCGCCGAGCGCGTCATCACCGCGTACAACGCGCACGCCCTCGCCCTGGGACGCGCCCTGGCCTGCGGCTGA
- a CDS encoding phosphoribosylaminoimidazolesuccinocarboxamide synthase gives MSGFVEKPQPVAVPGLEHLHTGKVRDLYRDADGHLVMVASDRLSAYDWVLPTEIPDKGRVLTQLSLWWFEQLADLVPNHLVSTDVPAGAPADWAGRVMVCRALTMVPVECVARGYLTGSGLVEYTASRTVCGLALPEGLVDGSELPAPLFTPATKADVGEHDENVSYEEVARRVGAETAAELRQLTLAVYGRGRDTARERGIILADTKFEFGHTAEGELVLADEVLTPDSSRFWPADRWEPGRAQPSYDKQFVRDWLTSDASGWDRRSEQPPPPLPPEVVERTRAKYVEAYEHLTGLPWT, from the coding sequence GTGTCCGGATTCGTCGAGAAGCCCCAGCCCGTCGCGGTACCGGGTTTGGAGCATCTGCACACCGGCAAGGTGCGTGACCTCTACCGCGACGCGGACGGCCACCTCGTCATGGTCGCCAGCGACCGGCTGTCGGCGTACGACTGGGTGCTGCCGACGGAGATCCCCGACAAGGGACGCGTGCTCACCCAGCTCTCCCTGTGGTGGTTCGAACAGCTGGCCGACCTGGTGCCGAACCACCTGGTCTCCACGGACGTCCCGGCGGGCGCGCCGGCGGACTGGGCCGGGCGCGTCATGGTGTGCCGGGCGCTGACGATGGTGCCCGTGGAGTGCGTGGCGCGCGGCTACCTGACGGGGTCGGGGCTGGTCGAGTACACCGCCTCCCGCACCGTCTGCGGGCTGGCCCTGCCGGAGGGCCTGGTCGACGGCTCCGAGCTGCCCGCGCCGCTGTTCACGCCGGCCACCAAGGCCGACGTGGGCGAGCACGACGAGAACGTGTCGTACGAGGAGGTCGCGCGCCGCGTGGGGGCCGAGACGGCCGCCGAGCTGCGTCAGCTGACCCTCGCCGTCTACGGGCGGGGTCGGGACACGGCACGGGAGCGCGGCATCATCCTGGCCGACACGAAGTTCGAGTTCGGCCACACCGCCGAGGGCGAGCTGGTGCTGGCCGACGAGGTCCTGACGCCGGACTCCTCGCGCTTCTGGCCGGCCGACCGATGGGAGCCGGGCCGCGCGCAGCCGTCGTACGACAAGCAGTTCGTGCGGGACTGGCTGACGTCCGACGCCTCCGGGTGGGACCGCCGGAGCGAGCAGCCGCCCCCGCCGCTCCCGCCGGAGGTCGTGGAGCGGACGCGGGCCAAGTACGTCGAGGCGTACGAACACCTCACCGGCCTGCCCTGGACGTAG
- a CDS encoding SLATT domain-containing protein, translating into MSQPEKEPGGGGREGRGDLLGRTFPPGDWGEPAERLDELFPWVEQRALDVVAWYLADRAWKRRGARLLRAGTALGVVGGAVLPALELTGVRPESAAWGLLSLIGAAVCFGADRWFGCTAGWMRDVATAQAVQRRLETLQYDWAAEAVREVLGPAEGTAGEAADRCLALLRRFSEDLTELVRDETAEWMERFRAGPVPRPDRHAPPAHWSSARHEPSTPGGFARFSVPPPGARPNMPRQRPPENPR; encoded by the coding sequence GTGAGTCAGCCGGAGAAGGAGCCCGGGGGTGGCGGGCGGGAGGGCCGGGGCGACCTGCTCGGGCGCACCTTCCCGCCGGGGGACTGGGGGGAGCCGGCCGAGCGGCTCGACGAGCTGTTCCCTTGGGTGGAGCAGCGCGCGCTCGACGTCGTCGCCTGGTACCTGGCGGACCGGGCGTGGAAGCGGCGGGGCGCGCGCCTGTTGCGGGCCGGGACGGCGCTCGGCGTCGTCGGCGGAGCGGTCCTGCCCGCCCTGGAGCTCACCGGCGTCCGGCCGGAGAGCGCCGCCTGGGGTCTCCTGTCTCTGATCGGCGCGGCCGTGTGCTTCGGCGCCGACCGCTGGTTCGGCTGTACGGCGGGCTGGATGCGGGACGTCGCCACCGCCCAGGCCGTCCAACGTCGCCTGGAGACCCTCCAGTACGACTGGGCGGCCGAGGCCGTCCGGGAGGTGCTCGGCCCGGCCGAGGGCACGGCGGGTGAGGCGGCCGATCGCTGCCTGGCCCTCCTCCGGCGCTTCAGCGAGGACCTGACGGAGCTGGTGCGGGACGAGACCGCCGAGTGGATGGAGCGGTTCCGCGCCGGCCCGGTGCCGCGCCCGGACCGGCACGCGCCCCCGGCACACTGGTCCTCCGCCCGGCACGAGCCGAGCACACCGGGCGGCTTCGCCCGCTTCTCCGTCCCGCCGCCCGGGGCCCGACCCAACATGCCCCGGCAGCGGCCACCCGAGAATCCCCGATAG
- a CDS encoding N,N-dimethylformamidase beta subunit family domain-containing protein, which produces MAIEQIRRWESGALAHAVTDPFGQGPLPWLRGSEHYFDNGRVVPWYVDSTTLAADGRILPAPRGGGGRATHTADDVGCQIKGFASTGSVAPGESIDFRVTVNPPQPFGVDVYRIGHYGGAGATKITTSPRLSGTVQPGPLVAERTVSCHHWWLSWRLPVPSDWSTGAHVAVLTTADGHRSHIPFTVRDTRAADLLLVLPDITWQAYNLFPEDGRTGASLYHAWDEHGRLVGEKEAAVTVSFDRPYAGAGLPLHVGHSYDFIRWAERYGYDLAYAEARDLHAGRVDPARYRGVVFAGHDEYWTVPMRRAVERARDHGTSLVFLSANTMYWQVELGHLPSGEPDRLLSCRKRRGPGRSWLWREQGEPEQALLGIQYAGQVAAPAPLIVRNAEHWLWEGTEAAEGDELPGLVAGEADRYFPRAPLPSHTGRILLAHSPYRDCGGARRHQETSLYRAPGGALVFSSGTFAWTPALDRPGHVDARVQRATANLLDRICKHG; this is translated from the coding sequence GTGGCGATCGAGCAGATTCGGCGCTGGGAGTCGGGGGCGCTCGCCCACGCGGTGACGGACCCCTTCGGGCAGGGCCCGCTGCCGTGGCTGCGGGGCAGCGAACACTACTTCGACAACGGCAGGGTGGTGCCCTGGTACGTCGACAGCACGACGCTGGCCGCCGACGGGCGCATTTTGCCGGCCCCGCGCGGCGGCGGTGGCCGGGCGACGCACACGGCCGACGACGTGGGCTGTCAGATCAAGGGTTTCGCCTCGACGGGCTCGGTGGCGCCCGGGGAGTCCATCGACTTCCGCGTCACCGTCAACCCGCCCCAGCCGTTCGGCGTCGACGTGTACCGCATCGGCCACTACGGCGGTGCGGGCGCCACGAAGATCACCACCAGCCCGCGCCTGTCGGGCACCGTCCAGCCCGGGCCGCTGGTCGCCGAGCGCACCGTCTCGTGCCACCACTGGTGGCTGTCCTGGCGGCTGCCCGTCCCGTCGGACTGGAGCACGGGCGCGCACGTCGCCGTCCTGACCACGGCGGACGGCCACCGTTCGCACATCCCGTTCACCGTGCGCGACACCCGGGCCGCCGACCTGCTGCTGGTCCTCCCCGACATCACCTGGCAGGCGTACAACCTCTTTCCGGAGGACGGCCGCACCGGGGCGAGCCTCTACCACGCCTGGGACGAGCACGGGCGGCTCGTGGGCGAGAAGGAGGCGGCCGTCACCGTCAGCTTCGACCGCCCCTACGCCGGGGCGGGGCTACCGCTGCACGTGGGGCACTCCTACGACTTCATCCGGTGGGCCGAGCGCTACGGCTACGACCTGGCCTACGCCGAGGCCCGGGACCTGCACGCCGGCCGCGTCGACCCGGCGCGGTACCGGGGCGTCGTCTTCGCCGGGCACGACGAGTACTGGACGGTGCCGATGCGCCGGGCCGTGGAGCGGGCCCGCGACCACGGGACGTCCCTGGTGTTCCTCTCGGCGAACACGATGTACTGGCAGGTCGAGTTGGGGCACCTGCCGTCGGGCGAGCCGGACCGGCTGCTGAGCTGCCGCAAGCGCCGGGGGCCCGGCCGCTCGTGGCTGTGGCGGGAGCAGGGCGAGCCCGAGCAGGCGCTGCTGGGCATCCAGTACGCCGGCCAGGTCGCCGCGCCCGCCCCGCTGATCGTGCGCAACGCGGAGCACTGGCTGTGGGAGGGGACGGAGGCCGCCGAGGGTGACGAGCTGCCCGGTCTGGTCGCGGGTGAGGCGGACCGCTACTTCCCCCGCGCCCCGCTGCCGTCCCACACGGGGCGCATCCTGCTGGCGCACTCCCCCTACCGGGACTGCGGAGGAGCCCGCCGCCACCAGGAGACGTCGCTGTACCGGGCGCCCGGCGGCGCCCTCGTCTTCAGTTCCGGCACCTTCGCCTGGACGCCCGCCCTGGACCGCCCCGGCCACGTGGACGCCCGCGTCCAGCGTGCGACGGCGAACCTTCTGGACCGCATCTGCAAGCACGGCTGA
- the purD gene encoding phosphoribosylamine--glycine ligase yields the protein MKVLVIGGGAREHALCRSLSLDPDVTALHCAPGNAGIAEVATLHAVDPLDGTAVAELAGALGLGGGDLVVVGPEAPLVAGVADAVRARGVPAFGPSAEAARLEGSKAFAKDVMAAAGVPTARAYVCTTEPEVDEALDAFGPPYVVKDDGLAAGKGVVVTGDLAAARAHALSCERVVIEEFLDGPEVSLFAVTDGETVVPLRPAQDFKRAHDADEGPNTGGMGAYAPLPWADPKLVDEVVDTVLQPTVDELRRRGTPFAGLLYAGLAVTSRGVRVIEFNARFGDPETQAVLALLRTPLAALLHAAATGELAAFPPLRWTEGAAVTVVVAAKDYPAAPRTGDPVEGLDEVAAEDAPDAYVLHAGTKRSDDGRIVSAGGRVLSVTATGPDLTVARERAYRAVRRISLDGSHHRTDIARAAAEDARAAGPVG from the coding sequence GTGAAGGTCCTCGTCATCGGCGGCGGCGCCCGCGAACACGCCCTGTGCCGCTCCCTCTCCCTCGACCCTGACGTCACCGCGCTGCACTGCGCTCCCGGCAACGCGGGGATCGCCGAGGTGGCGACCCTGCACGCGGTGGACCCCCTCGACGGCACGGCCGTCGCCGAACTGGCCGGTGCCCTCGGGCTCGGCGGCGGCGACCTCGTGGTCGTCGGCCCGGAGGCCCCGCTCGTCGCCGGAGTGGCCGACGCCGTCCGCGCCCGTGGCGTCCCCGCCTTCGGCCCGTCCGCCGAGGCGGCCCGGCTGGAGGGGTCCAAGGCGTTCGCGAAGGACGTCATGGCCGCGGCCGGCGTCCCGACGGCCCGCGCGTACGTCTGCACGACCGAGCCGGAGGTCGACGAGGCGCTGGACGCCTTCGGCCCCCCGTACGTGGTGAAGGACGACGGGCTCGCCGCCGGCAAGGGCGTCGTCGTCACCGGCGACCTGGCCGCCGCGCGCGCCCACGCGCTCTCCTGCGAGCGGGTCGTCATCGAGGAGTTCCTCGACGGCCCGGAGGTGTCGCTGTTCGCGGTGACCGACGGCGAGACCGTCGTGCCGCTGCGGCCCGCCCAGGACTTCAAGCGGGCCCACGACGCCGACGAGGGCCCCAACACCGGCGGCATGGGGGCCTACGCGCCGCTGCCGTGGGCCGACCCGAAGCTGGTGGACGAGGTCGTCGACACCGTCCTCCAGCCCACCGTGGACGAACTGCGCCGCAGGGGGACCCCGTTCGCCGGGCTGCTGTACGCGGGGCTCGCGGTGACGTCGCGCGGCGTGCGGGTCATCGAGTTCAACGCCCGCTTCGGCGACCCGGAGACGCAGGCCGTGCTGGCGCTGCTCCGGACACCGCTCGCGGCCCTGCTGCACGCCGCCGCGACCGGTGAGCTGGCCGCCTTCCCGCCGCTGCGCTGGACCGAGGGCGCCGCCGTCACCGTCGTGGTCGCGGCCAAGGATTACCCGGCCGCGCCGCGCACCGGTGACCCGGTCGAGGGCCTGGACGAGGTGGCCGCCGAGGACGCCCCGGACGCCTACGTGCTGCACGCGGGGACCAAGCGCTCCGACGACGGCCGGATCGTGAGCGCGGGCGGCCGTGTGCTGTCCGTGACGGCCACGGGGCCGGACCTCACCGTGGCGCGCGAGCGTGCCTACCGCGCCGTGCGCCGGATCTCCCTGGACGGCTCGCACCACCGCACCGACATCGCCCGCGCGGCCGCCGAGGACGCCCGGGCCGCCGGGCCCGTCGGCTGA
- a CDS encoding response regulator transcription factor produces the protein MTIRVLLADDEHLIRGALAALLALEDDLTVVAEAASGPEALAMARAHAPDVAVLDLQMPGTDGVAVAEALRTDLPGCTTMIVTGHGRPGHLKRALAAGVRGFLPKTVSAQRLAEIIRSVHGGDRYVDPELAADAISSGDSPLTAREAELLELAADGAPIADIARRAALAQGTVRNYLSSAAAKLGAENRHAAVRAARERGWV, from the coding sequence ATGACGATCCGGGTCCTGCTCGCCGACGACGAGCACCTCATCCGTGGCGCGTTGGCCGCGCTGCTCGCCCTGGAGGACGACCTGACGGTCGTGGCCGAGGCGGCGTCGGGCCCCGAGGCCCTGGCCATGGCCCGCGCGCACGCGCCGGACGTGGCGGTCCTCGACCTCCAGATGCCGGGGACGGACGGCGTCGCCGTCGCCGAGGCCCTGCGCACGGACCTGCCCGGCTGCACGACGATGATCGTCACCGGGCACGGTCGGCCGGGGCATCTCAAGCGGGCGCTCGCGGCGGGCGTGCGCGGCTTCCTGCCCAAGACGGTGTCGGCGCAGCGGCTCGCGGAGATCATCCGCAGCGTGCACGGCGGCGACCGGTACGTGGACCCGGAACTGGCCGCCGACGCCATCAGTTCCGGCGACTCCCCGCTGACCGCCCGCGAGGCGGAGCTGCTGGAGCTGGCCGCCGACGGTGCTCCGATCGCCGACATCGCCCGGCGCGCGGCCCTGGCCCAGGGCACCGTCCGCAACTACCTCTCCTCGGCGGCGGCCAAGCTGGGGGCGGAGAACCGGCACGCGGCGGTGCGCGCGGCCCGGGAGCGCGGCTGGGTGTGA